The Methanoculleus marisnigri JR1 genome window below encodes:
- a CDS encoding Hsp20/alpha crystallin family protein yields the protein MSDSPADIFEQLNELMKRLMEQGLKEQGDQNRPFAYGFKIVLHDAGMPEIPATEAAPVAEPKEPSSEGTIEPIAEMYTTDDDVTVAIDLPGAETENIHLSLINGTLTIIAGGNQLTSVEVPAVDPDSMQSRYKHGVLEVKFSRGKSIRID from the coding sequence ATGAGTGACAGTCCAGCAGACATCTTCGAGCAACTCAACGAACTGATGAAACGCCTCATGGAGCAGGGGCTCAAAGAGCAGGGAGATCAGAACAGACCGTTTGCCTACGGATTCAAGATCGTTCTTCACGACGCCGGAATGCCTGAGATCCCGGCAACGGAAGCCGCTCCCGTAGCAGAGCCGAAAGAACCCTCTTCCGAGGGGACCATCGAGCCGATAGCAGAGATGTACACGACCGATGACGACGTGACGGTGGCGATCGATCTCCCGGGTGCCGAGACGGAGAATATCCACCTGTCACTCATCAACGGGACGCTGACGATCATCGCCGGCGGCAATCAGCTGACTTCGGTGGAGGTGCCGGCCGTGGACCCCGACTCCATGCAGTCGAGGTACAAGCACGGCGTCCTGGAAGTCAAATTCTCGCGAGGCAAGTCGATCAGGATCGACTGA